One window from the genome of Streptomyces sp. NBC_00597 encodes:
- a CDS encoding ScbA/BarX family gamma-butyrolactone biosynthesis protein: MSASTFQVERTGFDGEMARRATRVATRPGVPSTWTTTVPKELVHRAAVAEVMLTDWERQDDTHFTVTAQWPRGHSFFTPVHGTHHDPLMAVETFRQVGALLGHAEFGVPFGHQFLMKDLSIAVEHEQLEMGGAPASIDIEVTCTDVKRRGGRLAGLRYEAVLRRDGRPAATAAASYTCIAPAVYQRLRGDRPLSGAQRQLPLTAPTAPQSVGRISPMDVVLSPTDQPDRWFLRADTRHPVLFDHPVDHIPGMVLLEAARQATSALLDRFAFLPLGMDSTFDLYAELDAPCVIEAHELPAGTVPENRKAVRVTGHQNGSRVFSSIVTAASYDL; this comes from the coding sequence ATGTCTGCGAGCACGTTTCAAGTTGAACGCACCGGGTTCGACGGGGAAATGGCGAGACGGGCCACCCGGGTTGCGACGAGACCCGGGGTCCCCTCCACGTGGACCACGACGGTCCCCAAGGAATTAGTGCACCGGGCCGCCGTCGCCGAGGTCATGCTCACCGACTGGGAGCGCCAGGACGACACCCACTTCACGGTGACCGCCCAGTGGCCCCGCGGCCACAGCTTCTTCACCCCGGTCCACGGCACCCATCACGACCCGCTCATGGCCGTCGAGACCTTCCGCCAGGTCGGCGCCCTGCTCGGCCACGCGGAGTTCGGCGTCCCCTTCGGACACCAGTTCCTGATGAAGGACCTGTCCATCGCCGTGGAGCACGAGCAGCTCGAAATGGGCGGCGCGCCCGCCTCGATCGACATCGAGGTCACCTGCACCGACGTCAAACGCCGTGGCGGCCGCCTCGCGGGCCTGCGCTACGAGGCCGTGCTCCGCCGGGACGGCCGGCCGGCCGCGACCGCGGCCGCCTCCTACACCTGCATCGCGCCGGCGGTCTACCAACGGCTGCGCGGAGACCGCCCCCTGAGCGGTGCGCAGCGCCAGCTGCCGCTCACCGCGCCGACGGCCCCGCAGAGCGTCGGACGCATATCCCCCATGGACGTCGTCCTCTCCCCGACGGACCAGCCGGACCGCTGGTTCCTGCGGGCGGACACGCGCCACCCCGTGCTCTTCGACCACCCCGTCGACCACATCCCGGGCATGGTGCTGCTGGAGGCCGCCCGACAGGCCACTTCCGCCCTGCTGGACCGATTCGCCTTCCTCCCCCTCGGCATGGACAGCACCTTCGACCTGTACGCCGAACTGGACGCGCCCTGCGTCATCGAGGCGCACGAGCTCCCCGCGGGAACGGTCCCCGAGAACCGCAAGGCCGTCCGGGTCACCGGTCACCAGAACGGCAGCCGCGTGTTCAGCTCCATCGTGACCGCGGCGTCGTACGACCTCTGA
- a CDS encoding ScbR family autoregulator-binding transcription factor yields MTEQSMVKQERAARTRETLIRSAAETFDRDGFSAASLTAISSLAGVSNGALHFHFPSKAALANAVEEAALVRLLALAGDALPAGASRVQLLVDVTHRLAGALRTDPVLRAGFALSGELPRPRRGDLRERWRGWVEETLQRAEAEGELRPEAAAGDVVTAVVAATVGFEVLGVRDGVWLSAATVTRFWRLLLPTLVPADRLGGFEAAGTRVS; encoded by the coding sequence ATGACGGAGCAGTCGATGGTCAAACAGGAGCGCGCAGCGCGCACGCGCGAAACCCTGATCCGGTCCGCAGCCGAGACCTTCGACCGGGACGGGTTCTCGGCGGCCTCGCTCACCGCGATCAGTTCGCTGGCCGGGGTGAGCAACGGGGCGCTGCACTTCCATTTCCCCAGCAAGGCCGCGCTGGCGAACGCCGTCGAGGAAGCGGCGCTGGTCCGGCTGCTCGCCCTCGCCGGTGACGCGCTCCCGGCCGGGGCCAGTCGCGTACAGCTCCTCGTGGACGTCACCCACCGGCTCGCCGGGGCCCTGCGCACCGACCCGGTGCTGCGGGCCGGCTTCGCGCTGAGCGGCGAGCTGCCCCGGCCGCGCCGGGGCGATCTGCGCGAGCGCTGGCGCGGCTGGGTCGAGGAGACGCTGCAAAGGGCGGAGGCGGAAGGCGAGTTGCGCCCCGAGGCGGCGGCTGGGGACGTGGTGACCGCCGTGGTGGCGGCGACCGTGGGGTTCGAGGTGCTCGGCGTCCGGGACGGGGTGTGGTTGTCGGCGGCGACGGTGACCCGCTTCTGGCGGCTGCTGCTGCCGACGCTCGTGCCGGCGGACCGGCTCGGCGGCTTCGAGGCCGCCGGAACCCGGGTCTCCTGA
- a CDS encoding AfsR/SARP family transcriptional regulator, with product MDIEVLGTLAVREQGVSVTPTAPKPRQVLALLALHADQVVPVSALIEELWAGAPPRSARTTLQTYVLQLRALIATALEQGESAGDGEGAAAPTGRRTAKDVLVTLPGGYLLNSGGGTSDVREFDRLAGMGYRAMDAGDFPGAARLLREALSLWSGPAFADVHGGIQLDMETRRLEETRLCALDQRIEADLRIGRHRELLAELTVLASRYRTHENLHGQFMLALHRSGRRGEALDVYQRLRATLVRELGLEPSAALRRLQRSILMASPESPVVAETNSERLVRVG from the coding sequence GTGGACATCGAAGTACTGGGCACACTGGCGGTGCGGGAACAGGGAGTCTCCGTTACGCCGACCGCCCCGAAGCCGCGACAGGTGCTGGCACTGCTGGCGCTCCATGCCGACCAGGTCGTCCCGGTGTCGGCGCTCATAGAGGAACTGTGGGCGGGAGCACCGCCGCGCAGCGCCCGGACCACACTGCAGACGTACGTCCTGCAGCTGCGCGCCCTCATCGCGACCGCCCTGGAACAGGGCGAGTCCGCCGGTGACGGCGAGGGCGCAGCGGCCCCCACGGGCCGGCGCACCGCCAAGGACGTCCTCGTCACGCTGCCCGGCGGCTACCTGCTCAACAGCGGTGGCGGCACCAGCGACGTCCGCGAGTTCGACCGGCTCGCCGGCATGGGCTACCGGGCGATGGACGCGGGCGACTTCCCCGGCGCGGCCCGGCTGCTGCGCGAGGCGCTGTCCCTGTGGTCCGGACCGGCCTTCGCCGACGTACACGGCGGAATCCAGCTGGACATGGAGACCCGGCGGCTGGAGGAGACCCGGCTCTGTGCGCTCGACCAGCGCATCGAGGCGGACCTGCGGATCGGGCGGCACCGCGAGCTGCTCGCCGAACTCACCGTGCTGGCCAGCCGGTACCGCACCCACGAGAACCTGCACGGCCAGTTCATGCTCGCCCTGCACCGCTCCGGCCGCCGCGGCGAGGCCCTGGACGTCTACCAGCGGCTGCGCGCCACGCTCGTGCGCGAGCTCGGGCTGGAGCCGTCGGCCGCCCTGCGCCGGCTCCAGCGCTCGATCCTGATGGCCAGCCCCGAGAGTCCGGTGGTGGCGGAGACCAACAGCGAGCGACTCGTACGCGTCGGCTGA
- a CDS encoding ScbR family autoregulator-binding transcription factor: MQERSERTRRKLVHAGAEMFHRNGYANATLGEIAASAGVTKGALYFHFASKDELAEAVQLRGCELLHAAVRELSASGGSPLQTLVDTTHWLALNLREEPAIPASFRITKECAGLPSRATDFHRIWLAEVCGLLRQARDAGELRAEGRWESIESLVAAAACGIEALAATGMPYAELQRRVSGLWTLLLPGLVPEGTERDFHVGMPDPDTAPRRVGEVRGDARDDVLGAVPADGARHRADDRADDRSRPVFSGSTA; encoded by the coding sequence GTGCAGGAGAGGTCGGAGCGGACCCGCAGGAAACTCGTGCACGCGGGGGCCGAGATGTTCCACCGCAACGGCTACGCGAACGCGACGCTCGGGGAGATCGCGGCGTCCGCCGGAGTGACCAAGGGGGCGCTGTACTTCCACTTCGCCTCCAAAGACGAACTGGCGGAGGCCGTCCAGCTGCGCGGCTGCGAGCTGCTGCACGCAGCGGTGCGCGAACTGAGCGCGTCCGGCGGCTCTCCGCTCCAGACCCTGGTCGACACGACGCACTGGCTCGCCCTCAACCTGCGCGAGGAACCGGCGATCCCGGCCAGCTTCCGCATCACCAAGGAGTGCGCGGGACTGCCCTCGCGCGCCACCGACTTCCACCGGATCTGGCTCGCGGAGGTCTGCGGGCTGCTGCGCCAGGCCCGGGACGCGGGCGAACTCCGCGCCGAGGGCCGCTGGGAGAGCATCGAATCCCTGGTCGCCGCGGCGGCTTGCGGCATCGAGGCACTCGCCGCCACGGGCATGCCGTACGCCGAGCTCCAGCGCCGCGTCTCGGGACTGTGGACGCTGCTGCTGCCCGGCCTGGTGCCCGAGGGCACGGAGCGGGACTTCCACGTCGGGATGCCGGATCCCGACACCGCGCCCCGCCGGGTGGGCGAGGTACGGGGCGACGCGCGGGACGACGTACTGGGCGCCGTGCCGGCCGACGGCGCGCGCCACCGGGCGGACGACCGGGCGGACGACCGGTCCCGGCCGGTGTTCTCCGGCAGTACCGCGTGA
- a CDS encoding acyl carrier protein encodes MMNEHPADVLTDLIGVLGDVLRVKPEKIDPEQTFQSMGLDSLLVVEFVAVVNTRYGLRVLATDLYDFPTPASFAREVARAAGSAAAAPASVAAAAPVAAAAAAAPATAPARQSPAAAAATGIAEVLREQLAGILCCDPWDINTTAAFNVLGVDSMVGAEFIAVVNRTFGLQERSVLLYEHPNLAAMAAYIATRTGAAAQAVQAAQAGQAGQAGQVRQEFGAAPRPSERAFRPAAVPIPVPVPVAAVAPVPAPAPAVVRPLPSGDLDVLLDAIRDDRLTVDEALVLLGRRG; translated from the coding sequence ATGATGAATGAACACCCTGCGGACGTACTGACGGACCTCATCGGAGTGCTCGGCGACGTCCTGAGGGTCAAGCCGGAGAAGATCGACCCCGAGCAGACCTTCCAGTCCATGGGACTCGACTCCCTGCTGGTCGTGGAGTTCGTGGCCGTCGTCAACACCCGGTACGGACTGCGCGTCCTCGCGACCGACCTGTACGACTTCCCGACGCCGGCGTCCTTCGCGCGGGAGGTCGCGCGGGCGGCGGGCAGTGCGGCCGCCGCGCCCGCTTCCGTTGCCGCCGCGGCCCCTGTTGCCGCCGCGGCCGCTGCGGCTCCGGCCACCGCCCCCGCCCGGCAGTCGCCGGCCGCCGCCGCGGCGACCGGGATCGCGGAGGTGCTGCGCGAACAGCTCGCGGGGATCCTGTGCTGCGACCCCTGGGACATCAACACCACCGCCGCGTTCAACGTGCTCGGCGTGGACTCCATGGTCGGCGCGGAGTTCATCGCGGTCGTCAACCGCACCTTCGGCCTCCAGGAGCGGTCCGTTTTGCTGTACGAACACCCCAACCTGGCCGCGATGGCCGCCTACATCGCGACGCGGACGGGAGCGGCCGCACAGGCCGTGCAGGCGGCGCAGGCCGGGCAGGCCGGGCAGGCCGGGCAGGTCCGGCAGGAGTTCGGCGCGGCGCCCCGGCCGTCGGAGCGGGCCTTCCGCCCGGCCGCCGTCCCGATCCCGGTTCCGGTTCCGGTCGCCGCCGTGGCTCCCGTCCCCGCCCCGGCCCCCGCCGTCGTACGGCCGCTCCCCAGCGGCGACCTCGACGTCCTGCTGGACGCGATCCGCGACGACCGGCTCACCGTGGACGAGGCACTCGTGCTGCTCGGCCGCCGCGGCTGA
- a CDS encoding beta-ketoacyl synthase N-terminal-like domain-containing protein — protein MDEKEVLTRFKNGHLDRAQVAALLTGAATGAGPVVLAQPDARPERDAEHAGAVGPSAVAGPVDRAVGAGPVAGAGPVAVVGLAGRYPGAPDLGAFWRRARDGHGSASAPPPGRPGDEPGHYLERVQDFDPEFFGIDAREAALMDPQERLFLETAWEALEDAGCTGGRLDALTAADGTPRSVGVFTGAGSGDYALLAAGTWRRERPRPMPRGGQWSLPNRLSALLGLTGPSQSVDTAESSVLVALHQAVAALHRGECAAALVGGVRLLLHPSSRHPGAGEGVGALLLKPLARALADGDDVHCVVRGSAVGHTAPDPTAAGPGRRSRSGGCTGPAGPVRPASADTSADAPAPRVLREALRAAGVEASAAAVREDAGSVRPLVGDAGAATGAAALTRAVLQLRHRSLAPGPGRAEAQPWQGDENVPRRICVGVRGAGGADAHVVLEEYVPAATEQGAERVGAAGELFVLSAPTPAHLAATARRFAELLEGPGPVPPLDGLARALRTGRAAMDCRFAVVVGDTGELVRALEQFVRDGAPCADLRDGGADPLGLGAVPETDGYLAALWQSGHLHQLRGLWLSGLDVDWAALEPARGAATAGVRLPASAFLRVPLWLGGEDGGPA, from the coding sequence ATGGACGAGAAGGAAGTCCTGACCCGGTTCAAGAACGGCCATCTGGACCGGGCCCAGGTGGCCGCGCTGCTGACCGGCGCCGCCACCGGTGCGGGACCCGTCGTCCTCGCACAGCCGGACGCCCGGCCCGAACGGGACGCGGAGCACGCCGGTGCCGTCGGGCCCAGCGCCGTTGCCGGGCCGGTCGACCGGGCAGTGGGGGCCGGGCCGGTGGCCGGTGCCGGGCCCGTCGCCGTCGTGGGGCTGGCCGGGCGCTATCCCGGCGCGCCCGACCTCGGCGCGTTCTGGCGCCGGGCGCGCGACGGCCACGGCAGCGCCTCGGCCCCGCCGCCCGGGCGGCCCGGTGACGAGCCCGGCCACTACCTGGAACGCGTACAGGACTTCGACCCGGAGTTCTTCGGGATCGACGCGCGCGAAGCCGCCCTGATGGACCCCCAGGAACGGCTGTTCCTCGAAACGGCCTGGGAGGCCCTGGAGGACGCCGGGTGCACCGGCGGCCGTCTCGACGCACTGACCGCCGCCGACGGGACGCCGCGCAGCGTCGGGGTGTTCACCGGCGCCGGGAGCGGCGACTACGCGCTCCTCGCCGCCGGGACCTGGCGGCGCGAGCGGCCCCGGCCGATGCCCCGCGGCGGCCAGTGGAGCCTGCCCAACCGGCTCTCGGCCCTGCTCGGCCTCACCGGCCCCAGCCAGTCGGTCGACACCGCGGAGTCCTCCGTGCTCGTCGCCCTGCACCAAGCCGTCGCCGCGCTGCACCGCGGCGAATGCGCCGCCGCGCTCGTCGGCGGCGTCCGGCTGCTGCTGCACCCCTCCAGCCGACACCCCGGCGCGGGTGAAGGCGTCGGCGCCCTGCTGCTCAAGCCCCTGGCGCGGGCCCTGGCCGACGGGGACGACGTCCACTGCGTGGTGCGCGGCAGCGCGGTCGGCCACACCGCACCCGATCCCACGGCGGCCGGCCCCGGCCGCAGGTCCCGGTCCGGCGGGTGTACGGGGCCCGCCGGACCGGTCCGGCCGGCGTCGGCGGACACGTCGGCCGACGCCCCGGCGCCGCGCGTGCTGCGCGAGGCCCTGCGCGCGGCCGGTGTCGAGGCGTCCGCCGCCGCCGTCCGCGAGGACGCCGGGTCCGTGCGCCCGCTCGTCGGCGATGCGGGCGCGGCGACCGGCGCCGCCGCCCTCACCCGGGCCGTGCTCCAGCTGCGCCACCGGAGCCTGGCGCCCGGGCCGGGGCGCGCCGAGGCGCAACCCTGGCAGGGCGACGAGAACGTGCCGCGCCGGATCTGCGTCGGCGTCCGCGGGGCCGGCGGCGCGGACGCGCACGTGGTCCTGGAGGAGTACGTGCCCGCCGCCACGGAGCAGGGCGCGGAGCGGGTCGGCGCGGCCGGTGAGCTGTTCGTCCTGTCCGCCCCCACCCCCGCCCACCTGGCCGCCACCGCCCGGCGCTTCGCCGAGCTGCTGGAGGGCCCGGGACCGGTTCCCCCGCTCGACGGGCTCGCGCGCGCCCTGCGTACCGGGCGGGCCGCCATGGACTGCCGGTTCGCGGTCGTCGTCGGTGACACCGGCGAACTGGTCCGGGCCCTGGAGCAGTTCGTACGGGACGGGGCGCCCTGCGCCGATCTGCGGGACGGCGGCGCCGACCCGCTGGGACTGGGCGCCGTACCCGAGACGGACGGGTACCTCGCCGCACTCTGGCAGTCCGGGCACCTGCACCAGCTGCGCGGCCTGTGGCTGTCCGGGCTGGACGTCGACTGGGCCGCGCTGGAGCCGGCCCGCGGGGCCGCCACCGCCGGAGTGCGGCTGCCCGCGTCCGCGTTCCTGCGCGTTCCGCTGTGGCTGGGCGGCGAAGACGGCGGCCCCGCATGA
- a CDS encoding 4'-phosphopantetheinyl transferase superfamily protein, producing the protein MTALPVDPAGPGENEPAPVNLWFCPNEDLAPGIAATLASYWLDENEQEVAGRFLFERDRRQYLVAHALVRRVLALETGIPEAEAIIWRSSRGRPFLQTPAGGLPRGADALDFNLSHANAYNLLGVSRGSRIGVDVERLDRGERGLDNIIATFAAEEQEWIASAAPGRPRDRRALRLWTLKEAYSKARGLGLGLPFDSFVFTLAEDRGVLGFRPPADDSAVRWRFLEVEPVPEVLAAVAVEVDAARPPAVHLHHGFPWGRAAPRRLVLPEPAGV; encoded by the coding sequence ATGACCGCGCTGCCCGTCGACCCGGCGGGCCCGGGGGAGAACGAGCCGGCCCCGGTGAACCTGTGGTTCTGCCCCAACGAGGACCTCGCGCCCGGGATCGCCGCGACGCTGGCCTCGTACTGGCTGGACGAGAATGAACAGGAGGTGGCCGGCCGCTTCCTGTTCGAACGCGACCGCCGCCAGTACCTCGTCGCCCACGCGCTGGTCCGGCGGGTACTGGCGTTGGAGACCGGCATCCCCGAAGCCGAGGCGATCATCTGGCGCTCCTCGCGCGGACGGCCGTTCCTCCAGACGCCGGCCGGCGGGCTGCCGCGCGGGGCCGACGCGCTGGACTTCAACCTCTCCCACGCCAACGCCTACAACCTGCTGGGCGTGTCCCGCGGATCGCGCATCGGCGTCGACGTCGAGCGGCTGGACCGCGGTGAGCGGGGACTGGACAACATCATCGCGACGTTCGCCGCCGAGGAGCAGGAGTGGATCGCCAGCGCCGCCCCCGGGCGGCCGCGCGACCGGCGGGCCCTGCGGTTGTGGACGCTGAAGGAGGCGTACTCGAAGGCGCGCGGGCTGGGACTCGGCCTGCCCTTCGACTCCTTCGTGTTCACCCTGGCCGAGGACCGGGGCGTCCTCGGCTTCCGGCCGCCGGCCGACGACTCGGCGGTGCGGTGGCGGTTCCTGGAGGTCGAGCCGGTGCCGGAGGTCCTGGCGGCGGTGGCGGTCGAGGTCGATGCCGCCCGGCCGCCGGCGGTCCACCTGCACCACGGCTTCCCCTGGGGCCGCGCAGCCCCCCGCCGCCTGGTCCTCCCGGAACCGGCGGGAGTCTGA
- a CDS encoding MBL fold metallo-hydrolase: MGDGVHAYVQPAGGWCLNNAGILVDGGHSALVDTAATESRARRLRGAVLRLAGRAPRALVNTHFHGDHTYGNFVFPEALTIGHERTRTMVRAAGLHMAGLWPDVCWGDIEITPPELTFRDRTTLHVGSIRAELIHIGPAAHTTDDTVVWLPDQGVLFTGDIVMNGVTPFCVMGSVAGSVRALDRLRELGATTVVPGHGPVGGPELLDANAEYLRWVQCLAREGSAAGLTPLELARATGPGPYAELLDTERLLPNLHRGYAEEQGLPEGSPLDIGALFQEMTEFHGRPLECHA; this comes from the coding sequence GTGGGTGACGGGGTCCACGCCTACGTGCAGCCCGCCGGGGGCTGGTGCCTGAACAACGCCGGCATCCTCGTCGACGGCGGGCACAGCGCGCTCGTCGACACCGCCGCCACCGAGAGCCGGGCACGGCGGTTGCGCGGGGCCGTGCTGCGGCTGGCGGGGCGGGCGCCGCGGGCGCTCGTCAACACGCACTTCCACGGCGACCACACCTACGGCAACTTCGTCTTCCCCGAGGCCCTGACCATCGGCCACGAGCGGACCCGGACCATGGTCCGGGCGGCCGGGCTGCACATGGCCGGGCTGTGGCCGGACGTCTGCTGGGGCGACATCGAGATCACCCCGCCCGAGCTGACCTTCCGGGACCGCACCACGCTCCACGTCGGCTCGATCCGGGCCGAGCTCATCCACATCGGCCCGGCGGCCCACACCACCGACGACACCGTCGTCTGGCTGCCCGACCAGGGCGTGCTGTTCACCGGCGACATCGTCATGAACGGGGTCACGCCGTTCTGCGTCATGGGGTCCGTCGCGGGCTCCGTGCGGGCGCTGGACCGGCTGCGGGAGCTCGGTGCCACCACGGTCGTACCCGGTCACGGGCCGGTCGGCGGCCCCGAACTGCTCGACGCGAACGCGGAGTACCTGCGCTGGGTCCAGTGCCTGGCGCGGGAGGGCTCCGCGGCCGGCCTGACCCCGCTGGAGCTGGCCCGCGCCACCGGCCCCGGCCCGTACGCCGAACTGCTGGACACCGAGCGCCTGCTGCCCAACCTGCACCGCGGCTACGCCGAGGAGCAGGGCCTGCCGGAGGGGTCGCCGCTGGACATCGGCGCCCTGTTCCAGGAGATGACCGAGTTCCACGGGCGGCCCCTGGAGTGCCACGCCTGA
- a CDS encoding AfsR/SARP family transcriptional regulator, whose product MDDTGADFRVLGPVEVLDRRSGAYVVPSGAKQRALLGALVVRVGQVLPADRLIHELWGDRPPAGAANALHAHVARLRRLLQGAGGQEWIATRSMGYLLHPGRATTDAQRFHRLSAEGRAALGADPVHAAQLLSGALALWRGPALEGSGQGPLCTAEADRLEELRLTTLETLYDANLRSGRHAEVARELERLTAGHPTRERLYDLQMLALYRCGRQAEALGVYERARRRLVDGLGVEPGPALRERMEAILHHAPTLALPASPAPEPEPSLYELGRAIARLGDRIEALGREQEALIRRFNQLTAAPDGP is encoded by the coding sequence ATGGACGACACCGGGGCGGACTTCCGCGTCCTGGGCCCGGTCGAGGTGCTCGACCGCCGCTCGGGGGCGTACGTCGTGCCCTCCGGCGCCAAACAGCGGGCGCTGCTCGGCGCCCTGGTGGTCCGGGTGGGCCAGGTGCTGCCCGCCGACCGGCTCATCCACGAGCTGTGGGGCGACCGGCCGCCCGCGGGCGCGGCGAACGCCCTGCACGCCCATGTGGCCAGGCTGCGCCGGCTGTTGCAGGGCGCGGGCGGGCAGGAGTGGATCGCCACCCGGTCGATGGGCTACCTGCTGCACCCGGGCCGGGCCACCACCGACGCCCAGCGCTTCCACCGCCTGTCCGCCGAGGGCCGGGCGGCGCTCGGCGCCGATCCCGTCCACGCCGCGCAGCTGCTGAGCGGGGCGCTCGCCCTGTGGCGCGGCCCGGCACTGGAAGGCAGCGGGCAGGGGCCGCTGTGCACGGCGGAGGCGGACCGGCTGGAGGAACTGCGGCTGACCACGCTGGAGACCCTGTACGACGCGAACCTGCGCAGCGGGCGGCACGCCGAGGTCGCCCGGGAGCTGGAGCGGCTGACGGCCGGCCACCCGACGCGCGAGCGGCTCTACGACCTCCAGATGCTGGCCCTGTACCGGTGCGGCCGACAGGCGGAGGCTCTGGGCGTGTACGAGCGGGCCCGCCGGCGGCTGGTGGACGGACTCGGCGTGGAGCCGGGCCCTGCCCTGCGCGAGCGGATGGAGGCGATCCTGCACCACGCGCCCACCTTGGCCCTGCCCGCCTCCCCCGCGCCGGAACCCGAGCCGTCCCTGTACGAACTGGGCCGTGCGATCGCCCGTCTCGGCGACCGGATCGAGGCACTGGGCCGGGAGCAGGAGGCCCTGATCCGGCGCTTCAACCAGCTGACCGCGGCCCCGGACGGGCCGTGA
- a CDS encoding AfsR/SARP family transcriptional regulator, translating to MKIQVLGPLSAEVNGGSIVPTAGKPRQILALLALYPGRVMPVQTLMEEIWGTDLPQSALTTLQTYILQLRRRLGTAMGPGVPGSAKDVLATRHGGYLLQIPPDAVDVYAYETLVVGGQHAYEEGDDERAADLLRKALGLWNGPALVDVRVGPILEIEVMRLEESRLVTVERRIDADLRLGRHVEVIAELTELIARHPQHEGLHSQAMVALYRSGRQATALDVYRRLRNRLIDELGVEPSPQLQRLHQAMLTVDPALDVVAGPRRGSTFDLYAA from the coding sequence GTGAAGATTCAGGTTCTGGGTCCGTTGAGTGCCGAGGTCAACGGGGGCTCGATTGTTCCGACGGCTGGCAAGCCGCGCCAGATCTTGGCGCTGCTCGCGCTCTATCCGGGGCGGGTGATGCCCGTACAGACCCTCATGGAGGAGATCTGGGGCACCGACCTCCCGCAGAGCGCGCTCACGACGTTGCAGACCTACATCCTGCAGCTGCGCAGGAGACTGGGCACCGCCATGGGACCGGGCGTCCCGGGCAGCGCCAAGGACGTGCTCGCGACCCGGCACGGCGGCTACCTGCTGCAGATACCGCCGGACGCCGTGGACGTGTACGCGTACGAGACCCTCGTGGTCGGCGGTCAGCACGCGTACGAGGAAGGGGACGACGAGCGCGCGGCCGACCTGCTGCGCAAGGCGCTCGGACTGTGGAACGGCCCGGCGCTGGTCGACGTGCGCGTGGGACCGATCCTGGAGATCGAGGTCATGCGGCTGGAGGAGAGCCGGCTCGTGACCGTCGAGCGGCGCATCGACGCGGACCTGCGCCTCGGCCGCCACGTCGAGGTCATCGCCGAGCTGACCGAGCTGATCGCCCGGCACCCGCAGCACGAGGGCCTGCACTCGCAGGCCATGGTCGCGCTGTACCGGTCCGGCCGCCAGGCCACCGCCCTGGACGTCTACCGCAGGCTGCGCAACCGCCTGATCGACGAACTCGGAGTGGAGCCGTCCCCGCAGCTCCAGCGCCTGCACCAGGCGATGCTGACGGTGGACCCGGCGCTCGACGTGGTGGCGGGCCCGCGCCGCGGATCGACGTTCGACCTCTACGCGGCATAG
- a CDS encoding alpha/beta fold hydrolase, with the protein MGDGRAVRLHCFAHAGAGVSSFYRWDKLAGSGVSTTPWLLPGRDERRREIRLTGRDELLADLKPLFEQIADEPGVPYILYGHSLGATVALTVAHAVREYGLAMPALLAVGASPPPDLPAALANSAELPDAELLRVLDRFDALPPGVEPGDVWFRSVFPVLRADLRLARSLRAAATAPTAPGPLPVPVLAVIGRDDPLVGAEAAAGWQRWTTGRLVRRTVPGGHFFVRGGELPRMLGRAARIVLRGHRDQTGQGEGR; encoded by the coding sequence ATGGGCGACGGACGGGCCGTTCGGCTGCACTGTTTCGCACATGCGGGGGCCGGAGTGTCCTCGTTCTACCGGTGGGACAAACTCGCCGGGAGCGGGGTGTCGACCACGCCCTGGCTGCTGCCCGGACGCGACGAGCGGCGCCGTGAGATCCGGCTGACCGGCCGCGACGAGCTCCTGGCCGACCTCAAGCCGCTCTTCGAGCAGATAGCCGACGAACCCGGCGTCCCCTACATCCTCTACGGGCACAGCCTCGGCGCGACGGTCGCCCTGACCGTCGCCCACGCCGTCCGGGAGTACGGGCTGGCGATGCCCGCGCTGCTGGCCGTCGGGGCCAGCCCGCCGCCGGACCTCCCGGCCGCCCTCGCGAACTCGGCCGAGCTGCCGGACGCGGAACTGCTGCGCGTCCTGGACCGGTTCGACGCGCTGCCGCCCGGCGTGGAGCCCGGCGACGTGTGGTTCCGGTCGGTCTTCCCCGTGCTCCGCGCCGATCTCCGGCTCGCCCGCAGCCTGCGGGCCGCCGCCACCGCGCCGACCGCGCCCGGTCCGCTGCCCGTACCGGTGCTCGCGGTCATCGGCCGCGATGACCCCCTCGTCGGCGCCGAGGCCGCCGCGGGCTGGCAGCGCTGGACCACCGGCCGGCTCGTCCGCCGGACCGTGCCCGGCGGCCACTTCTTCGTCCGGGGCGGCGAACTGCCCCGGATGCTCGGCCGGGCCGCCCGCATCGTGCTGCGCGGCCACCGCGACCAGACAGGACAGGGGGAAGGGCGATGA